From a region of the Acinetobacter calcoaceticus genome:
- the pncA gene encoding bifunctional nicotinamidase/pyrazinamidase — protein sequence MKMNKQPQNAALIVVDVQNGFTPGGNLAVADADTIIPTINQLADCFENVVLTQDWHPDHHISFAENHENKQPFETIELDYGLQVLWPKHCVQGTKDAEFHPDLNIPKAQLIIRKGFHAHIDSYSAFMEADQSTMTGLTSYLKERGIDTVYVVGIATDFCVAWTALDAVKQGFKTLVVEDACKGINLNGSLEQAWQTMQQQGVARIQSSDLLSER from the coding sequence ATGAAAATGAATAAACAACCACAAAATGCGGCTTTAATCGTAGTTGATGTACAAAATGGTTTCACACCGGGTGGAAATTTAGCAGTTGCCGATGCCGATACAATTATTCCAACGATTAACCAACTTGCTGATTGTTTTGAAAATGTTGTTCTAACGCAAGACTGGCATCCAGATCATCATATTTCTTTTGCAGAAAATCATGAAAATAAGCAACCATTTGAAACCATTGAACTCGACTATGGACTGCAAGTGCTTTGGCCTAAGCATTGTGTACAGGGTACTAAAGATGCCGAGTTTCATCCTGATTTAAATATTCCGAAAGCTCAACTCATTATTCGAAAGGGCTTTCATGCTCATATTGATAGCTACTCGGCTTTTATGGAAGCAGATCAGTCCACAATGACTGGTTTAACCAGTTACTTAAAAGAGCGTGGTATTGATACGGTATATGTGGTCGGAATTGCCACGGACTTTTGTGTGGCGTGGACCGCTTTAGATGCAGTAAAACAAGGTTTTAAAACTTTAGTGGTTGAAGATGCTTGTAAGGGGATAAACCTAAATGGTTCGCTAGAACAAGCGTGGCAAACCATGCAGCAACAAGGTGTTGCCCGTATTCAATCTAGTGATTTGCTGAGTGAGCGCTAA
- the dapA gene encoding 4-hydroxy-tetrahydrodipicolinate synthase: MTQQAQTIQGSIVAIVTPMLKDGGVDWKGLEKLVEWHIEQGTNSIVAVGTTGEASTLSMEEHTQVIKEIIRVANKRIPIIAGTGANSTREAIELTKAAKDLGANAALLVTPYYNKPTQEGLYQHYKAIAEAVELPLILYNVPGRTGVDLANDTAVRLAEIPNIVGIKDATGDVPRGKALIEALNGKMAVYSGDDETAWELMLLGADGNISVTANVAPKVMSEVCAVAIAKDEQQAKTINNKIANLHNILFCESNPIPVKWALHEMGLIDTGIRLPLTPLAEQYREPLRNALKDAGII; the protein is encoded by the coding sequence ATGACTCAGCAAGCACAGACCATTCAAGGCTCAATCGTCGCAATCGTCACACCAATGTTGAAAGATGGTGGTGTAGATTGGAAGGGTCTTGAGAAGCTGGTTGAGTGGCACATAGAACAAGGTACAAACAGTATTGTAGCCGTCGGTACTACCGGCGAAGCCTCAACATTGAGCATGGAAGAGCACACACAGGTTATTAAAGAAATTATTCGTGTAGCCAATAAACGTATTCCAATTATTGCCGGTACTGGTGCAAACTCAACCCGCGAAGCAATCGAATTAACAAAAGCTGCCAAAGATTTAGGCGCAAATGCAGCCTTACTTGTTACTCCATATTATAATAAGCCAACTCAAGAAGGCCTCTACCAACACTATAAAGCGATTGCTGAAGCCGTAGAATTACCACTTATTCTTTATAACGTACCTGGCCGTACGGGTGTAGATCTTGCAAACGATACAGCTGTACGTTTAGCAGAGATCCCTAATATTGTCGGCATTAAAGATGCAACAGGTGATGTACCTCGTGGTAAAGCTTTAATTGAGGCTTTAAACGGCAAGATGGCTGTATATTCAGGTGATGATGAGACTGCATGGGAACTTATGCTTCTTGGTGCAGACGGTAATATCTCTGTTACAGCAAATGTTGCGCCTAAAGTAATGAGCGAAGTATGTGCTGTTGCGATTGCCAAAGATGAACAACAAGCGAAGACGATTAACAATAAGATTGCAAATTTACACAATATTCTATTTTGCGAATCAAACCCAATTCCTGTGAAATGGGCACTACATGAGATGGGACTGATTGATACTGGTATTCGTTTACCACTCACTCCTCTCGCTGAGCAATATCGCGAACCTCTCCGCAATGCCCTAAAAGATGCGGGAATTATTTAA
- a CDS encoding bile acid:sodium symporter family protein, producing the protein MSAFLRFTQFIQKTFALWVIVFAALALWQPDFFVWMKAYIPWILGIIMLGMGMTMTIDDFKGVLQSPKAVLIGVVAQFVVMPGLAYGLCKLFNLPPEIAVGVILVGCCPGGTASNVITYMAKGNVALSVACTSVSTLLAPILTPAIFYLLASQWLKIDAASMFVSILQVVLLPIVIGLILRTWLKRQVESYIQVMPLVSVIAIVAIVAAIIGGSKAAILQSGLLILAVVILHNGLGYLLGFTAARFFKLPYADSKAIAVEVGMQNSGLGVALAAVHFAASPITAVPSAIFSLWHNISGPALATYWASRKDVNEVAKIKAE; encoded by the coding sequence ATGTCTGCATTCCTGCGCTTTACCCAATTTATTCAAAAAACTTTTGCCCTATGGGTCATTGTTTTTGCCGCATTAGCGCTATGGCAGCCTGATTTTTTTGTCTGGATGAAAGCGTACATTCCATGGATTTTGGGCATTATTATGCTTGGTATGGGAATGACCATGACCATCGATGATTTTAAAGGGGTATTACAAAGCCCTAAAGCGGTGTTGATTGGAGTAGTGGCGCAGTTTGTGGTGATGCCCGGTTTGGCATACGGTTTGTGTAAATTATTTAATTTGCCTCCTGAAATTGCGGTTGGTGTCATTTTAGTGGGATGTTGCCCCGGTGGAACGGCTTCGAATGTGATTACCTATATGGCTAAAGGCAATGTGGCTTTATCGGTGGCCTGTACTTCAGTTTCAACACTTTTAGCACCTATTTTAACGCCCGCTATTTTTTATTTGCTTGCTAGTCAGTGGCTAAAAATTGATGCAGCTTCGATGTTCGTTTCAATTTTGCAGGTGGTATTACTTCCTATCGTGATTGGTCTGATTTTAAGAACATGGCTAAAACGTCAGGTCGAGTCCTATATTCAAGTCATGCCTTTAGTTTCAGTCATTGCAATTGTAGCGATTGTTGCAGCCATTATTGGTGGGAGTAAAGCGGCCATTCTACAGTCGGGTTTGCTCATTTTAGCTGTTGTAATATTGCATAATGGATTGGGATATTTGTTAGGATTTACCGCAGCACGGTTCTTTAAATTACCTTATGCAGATAGTAAGGCAATTGCGGTTGAGGTGGGTATGCAGAACTCGGGCTTAGGTGTTGCTCTCGCAGCAGTACATTTTGCGGCTTCTCCGATTACGGCAGTGCCAAGTGCTATTTTTAGTCTTTGGCATAATATTTCTGGCCCAGCACTTGCGACTTATTGGGCGAGCCGTAAAGATGTAAATGAAGTAGCTAAAATTAAAGCTGAGTAG
- the purC gene encoding phosphoribosylaminoimidazolesuccinocarboxamide synthase, protein MLKQTLLYTGKAKSVYETDNADHLILVFRDDASAFNGEKIEQLDRKGKVNNLFNAFIMEKLAAAGIETHFEKLLSPTEVLVKKLQMIPVECVIRNYAAGSLCRRLGVEEGKELTPPTFELFYKDDGLGDPMVNESQAIALGWATAEQLEQMKVLTYQVNDVLKALFAEGNMILVDFKLEFGVFHDRIVLGDEFSPDGCRLWDKDSKKKLDKDRFRQGLGGVVEAYEEVAARLGVDLSAI, encoded by the coding sequence ATGTTAAAACAAACCTTGCTCTATACTGGTAAAGCAAAATCTGTATATGAAACAGACAATGCCGACCATCTGATTTTAGTCTTTCGTGATGATGCCTCTGCGTTCAACGGCGAAAAAATCGAACAGCTAGATCGTAAAGGCAAGGTGAACAACCTTTTTAACGCCTTCATCATGGAAAAACTTGCTGCTGCGGGTATTGAAACGCATTTTGAAAAATTGCTTTCTCCAACTGAAGTACTTGTTAAAAAACTTCAAATGATTCCTGTTGAATGCGTAATTCGTAACTACGCAGCTGGTTCTTTATGCCGTCGTTTAGGTGTAGAAGAAGGTAAAGAGTTAACTCCTCCTACATTTGAATTGTTCTATAAAGATGACGGTCTAGGCGACCCAATGGTTAACGAATCTCAAGCGATTGCTTTAGGTTGGGCGACTGCTGAACAATTAGAGCAAATGAAAGTGTTAACTTACCAAGTAAACGATGTATTAAAAGCATTATTTGCTGAAGGTAACATGATTTTGGTGGACTTCAAGCTTGAATTCGGTGTTTTCCATGACCGTATTGTGCTTGGTGATGAATTCTCTCCAGACGGCTGCCGTCTATGGGACAAAGACTCTAAGAAGAAACTCGACAAAGACCGTTTCCGTCAAGGTTTAGGTGGTGTTGTTGAAGCTTATGAAGAAGTTGCTGCTCGTTTAGGCGTAGATTTATCTGCTATCTGA
- a CDS encoding lipoprotein-34 precursor (NlpB): MQLRLGLVLAVSALSLAGCGRFAINNHSLDYKNAKQLAPLEYPADATVRPATPLYPAPTVDQLAIEHAPKFENERGNRFALPRPEQTQGSNATADASAQTTTALGRPQLVTDGNKNPLLKIDGNTTEIWQYAKATLSTLNYNIIAQDSNQATIKVNDNTYVLKLTGVGSSHTLALFNVDNTFASPDVAAEVLNQIYQNWPA, encoded by the coding sequence ATGCAATTACGTCTTGGTTTAGTCCTTGCAGTTTCAGCCTTGAGTTTAGCTGGTTGTGGTCGCTTCGCAATTAATAATCACTCTTTAGATTATAAAAATGCCAAGCAACTTGCCCCGCTTGAGTATCCTGCCGATGCAACTGTACGACCAGCGACACCTTTGTATCCTGCCCCAACTGTAGACCAGCTCGCTATCGAGCACGCGCCGAAGTTTGAAAACGAGCGTGGTAACCGTTTTGCATTGCCACGCCCTGAACAAACACAGGGCAGCAATGCAACAGCAGATGCATCTGCTCAAACGACTACTGCGCTTGGACGCCCTCAGCTTGTGACCGACGGTAATAAAAACCCATTGTTAAAAATTGATGGGAATACAACCGAGATCTGGCAATACGCCAAAGCGACATTAAGTACTTTAAATTACAACATCATCGCTCAAGACAGCAATCAGGCGACAATTAAAGTAAATGACAATACTTATGTGCTTAAGCTGACTGGTGTGGGTTCTAGTCATACTCTTGCTCTATTTAATGTAGACAACACTTTCGCAAGCCCAGATGTGGCGGCTGAAGTGTTAAACCAGATTTACCAAAATTGGCCAGCCTAG